GAGAAAGGAACTGCTCTTATACGTGAGTGTCAAAAAACACTTCTTTCTGCTGAGCAGAAAATTTCTAGCCTACACATCGATATACAAAATGAATCTAAAAGAGACGGAATAGCATGAAAACCCTCGCGACACTAGAAAAAGTGCAACAACACATCGATAAAGTTATTTTACACTATCTGCCCAAAGAAGACACAGACTACTCACAGCTCAACAATGCACTACGCTACACCATCTTCAATGGCGGAAAGCGCTTACGCCCAGCCTTAGTTTATTTTACCGGAGAAATGTTTGGCGCCACCCTTGAATCACTTAACCCAGCAGCATGCGCAGTAGAAATGGTTCATTGTTTCTCATTAGTGCACGATGACCTTCCCGCTATGGATAACTCGGATTATCGACGTGGAAAACCGAGTTGTCATAAAGTTTTTGGTGAAGATGTTGCGATTCTGGCGGGAGACACATTATTAACACTATCTCTGGAAGTTTTAAGTGATATACAAAACGCCCCAATTTCCCACAGCGTTCGCCTTGACCTAATTCATGCCCTATGTAAAGCAACTGGCGCAGAAGGCATGGTTGGCGGACAAATTATGGATATCAAAAATTCAGCGAAATATAACCAACGACAATTACAAAAACTACATCAACTAAAAACCGGTGCCTTGATAAAAGCCAGCATCTTAATGGGAGCGCTATGCTCACCCTCCCCGATAACCCCAGAGATATTTCAACGCCTAAATAATTTTGCAGATACTCTAGGGCTTTTATATCAAGTATGCGATGACATTCTTGACGTCA
The genomic region above belongs to Gammaproteobacteria bacterium and contains:
- a CDS encoding polyprenyl synthetase family protein, whose translation is MKTLATLEKVQQHIDKVILHYLPKEDTDYSQLNNALRYTIFNGGKRLRPALVYFTGEMFGATLESLNPAACAVEMVHCFSLVHDDLPAMDNSDYRRGKPSCHKVFGEDVAILAGDTLLTLSLEVLSDIQNAPISHSVRLDLIHALCKATGAEGMVGGQIMDIKNSAKYNQRQLQKLHQLKTGALIKASILMGALCSPSPITPEIFQRLNNFADTLGLLYQVCDDILDVIADETLLGKATGTDQKLGKGTYVDLLELEGARQYASDLRHKACQALHLMEKSEPLQYIINYVYERTLAS